The Acinetobacter chinensis genomic sequence GTTAAAACGTTCGATACGGGTAGGCATCGGGATTGGACCACAAACCTGTGCACCAGTACGTTTTGCTGTTTCTACGATCTCTTGAGAAGATTGATCAATTAAACGGTGATCAAAAGACTTAAGACGGATACGAATTCTCTGGTTAGACATACCAGTTAACTCCAAGCCAAATATATAAAGAATCACTCCTGACGCATCTCACCCCACTAAAAAGGCAAGTGTCAAGAGCAGTGAATATCACTAAGGTCATGATCGATGCCACGACTGTCACGATGCTGACTGTTTTATTCACAGCCAACCCCCTTTCATTAAAGGGTCGCTCATTATAGCGATTGTTTAATGCATAAGCAAACTTCTTTTACCTTTTTTCGTTTTGATTACAGAAGTTCAGCAGGATCAGGTGTTTATTATTTAATCAGCACGCAGTTTTAGCCAGAACATAGTCTATTGCTCTGTTGAGCAGCTGATTTCCCTGCTCAAAACAGTGTTCTGGCGATTGCTTCAACTCCTTTTCGTTCTGCACATAGATACCATTAAAAACCGCAAGCTCCTCATCATTTTCCAGAAACATCTGTAATACCTCTGGGGTCATTTCAGGATGGAACTGAAAACCCAGCACATTACTGCCCAGCTGATACATCTGATTACGGCAAACACTGTTTTCAGCAAGATGAACCGCCCCTTTCGGCAGTTCAAATGTTTCACTGTGCCACTGCATGACACTGAAGACTTCAGGCAGTTCAAAAGTTCCTTCCGGTACATTTCCAACCTTCGTCACGGATGTCCACCCAAGCTCCTGATGACGGTTCCGGCTGACAGCCGCACCCAGTGCACTGGCAATCAGCTGTCCGCCCAGACAAAGACCGATAGCCGGCTTTCCCTGTGCCAGATAACGGCGTATCCAGCGCTTTTCAACTTTCAGCCATGGAAAATTTGCTTCGTCATTTACACTCATTGTGCCACCCATAATAATGAGCAGATCAACATCATTGATCTCTGGCAGTGCTTCAAGCTCAAGTGGCTGCTCCACAGGTAATGCAAAAAATTCGGTTGCCGTAATCTCTGCATGCCCAGCTTTGAGATAACTCAGACAACTGCCGAAACCTTCACCTGCAATATGTTGAAAATAATGTACTTTTAATGGTGACTTCATCATTTAAAGACTCATTTTTATATTTACTCTGATTAGATTTAGCAAAAATAAAGCCAACTTCTGTTTTTGTTATATTTTTAAACATTTACAGGGTTCTCTAGCCATAAAACACCGTTTACTCTTAAGCTTAGGTCAATCAGCAATAATTTTTAGAGTATATCTGTGGACAAAAAATTTCAGACAGCACTGATTCATGCACCAAGAAAAGCCGGTCAGTATATTGAAACCATACAACCTCCCCTGTTTCGTGCATCCACGATTATTTTCAGAAACACCGATGCACTGTTTAATCGCCACTGGACCGATGACTACGACTACAGCTATGGCACACATGGAACACCAACCACATTTACCCTGGGCGACAACATTGCTCAGATCGAAGGTGGGAAATACCACCTCCTGACGCCCAGTGGTCTTTCTGCAATAAACCTGGTCAATTCCTGTTTTTTATATCAGGGCGATGAAGTCTGGGTTCCTGACAATATCTACGGCCCCAACATGGAGCATCTGAATTATCTGGAAAGTCATTACGGTATTCAGGTTCGGGTGTATAACCCTATAGATGTAGCGACATTTCAGCCGACTGAAAAAGCAAAGCTGCTGTGGCTCGAGGCTGCCGGCTCCATCACGCTTGAATTTCCTGATCTGATCGGTCTGGTCAAAAAAGCCAGGGCTCATAATATACTGACTGCTTTAGACAATACCTGGGGCGCAGGGCTTGCATTTAATGCTTTTGATTTCAGCAATGAACATCTGAGCGTCGATATAACCGTCCATGCGCTGACCAAGTATCCGAGTGGTGGCGGTGATATTCTGATGGGTTCTGTCATTACTCAGGATAAAGCATTACATCACAAACTGTTCCGTACTCATGCCGTACAGGGCATTGCGATTTCAGGGGATGATGCAGCACTAGTTCAGCGTAGCTTAGCGTCGATGCAAATCCGCTATCAGCATCAATCAAATAGCGCATTACAACTTTTAACGTGGCTCAAAACACAAGAGGCTTTTGCACAAGTCCTTCACTCTGCTGACCCTGAAAATATCAGCCATTCATATTGGAAAGAAACTTGTCAGACCGAACAAAGTGCAGGCTTAGTCAGTGTCATCTTTAAAGCTGAATATGATATGAATGCGATTCGTAAATTCTGCGATGCTTTAAAGCTTTTTAAACTCGGTTTTAGTTGGGGCGGACCAGTCAGTTTAGTGATGTTGTATAACCTGGCTGATATGCGTCATTTAGAGCATTCACATTTACAACAAGGCATATTGGTTCGCTTTTGTATTGGCCTGGAAGACGCTGATGATCTAGTTGCGGATATTCAGCAGGCTTTAAAAGCTTTGTAAATCAAATGCATTTAATAGCACTTAAGAACAACACGCATAGTAAAGCCTGTTGTTCTTTTTTTGGTGCACGTTATTAGAAGTGAGTTACACACATTAAAACATCTATAAGCACTATAAATTCAGTGATTTAATATTTAGTCGGACTTTGTCTGAGCATTGTAAAAACAGATAAAAATTAAGCACAACACATTCTTTCTATGTTAAAAATTAAGCCAATAATTCCAAAGTTTATAGTTAGAAATAGGTTTATTTATGGCAACGCCAATCGTCATTGCAAAAAAAACATCAGATACCTTACAAGACATCGTTTTACATTCACAATTTGCCAACCGTCATGGACTGATTGCAGGGGCGACAGGTACAGGTAAAACTGTAACGCTCAAAGTACTTGCAGAAAGTTTTTCACGTATTGGTGTACCTGTATTCCTTGCTGATGCTAAAGGGGATGTTTCAAGTATTGCCAAAGCCGGCGCATCCAATCCTAAATTTGACGAACGCATTAAAAGCTTAGGAATTGACAGTGTTCCTTTTGCTTCATCTCCAACGACATTCTGGGATCTTTTTGGTGAACAGGGACACCCGATCCGCACCACCATTTCAGAAATCGGTCCGTTACTGCTGGCACAGATGCTTAATCTGAATGACACACAGGAAAGTGTGCTTTCTGCTGTATTCCGCGTTGCAGATGATCAGGGCTTGCTGCTGATTGATTTTAAAGACTTAAAATCCATGCTGACTTATGTCAGTGAAAATGCGGCCAGTCTGAAAGCCGAATATGGCAACCTTTCACCTGCCAGCCTGGGTGCAATTCAACGTAATCTGCTCGCTCTGGCCGATCAGGGTGGAGATAAGTTTTTTGGCGAGCCCAGCCTGGATATCATGGATTTTATTCAGACCGACAGTAATGGTCAGGGATATATCAACCTGCTGGCTGCTGACAAGCTGATGAATACACCCAAGCTGTATGCAACTTTTCTGTTGTGGATGCTCTCAGAGCTGTTTGAAAAACTGCCTGAAGTCGGCGACATGGACAAACCTAAGCTGGTGTTTTTCTTTGATGAAGCGCACTTGCTGTTTGATAATGCCAGCCCTGCACTGCAGGAAAAAATTCAGCAGGTGGTGCGCCTGATCCGCTCAAAAGGTGTCGGTATTTATTTTATTACCCAAAGTCCACTGGATATTCCTGAAAATGTCCTGGGACAACTGGGGAACCGTGTACAGCATGCATTACGGGTATTTACACCAAAAGATCAGAAAGCAGTAAAAACTGCAGCAGATACATTCAGGGCAAATCCTGAGTTTAAGGTGGATGAAGCCATTACTCAGTTAGCTGTGGGTGAGGCGCTGATCAGCTGCCTGGATGAACAGGGTACGCCTCAGATTGTGGAAAAAGGTATGGTGATGCCTCCCTACTCCTCATTCAGCCCAATCACACCTGATGAACGCAAAACACTGATGGCACAAAGCATCGTGGCAGGGGTTTATGAACAGGAAGTAGACCGTGACAGCGCCTATGAAATGCTGCAGCGCAAAGTGTCTGAAAGTGAACAGCAGAAACAGGCTGATGCTCTCTCTGCACAGCAGGCTAAAGAGCAGGATGCACTTGCAAAACAGCAAGCCAAAGAACAGGAGCGACTGGCAAAGCTTCAGGCTAAAGAAGCTGAGAAAGAAGCAGCTGCACGCGCAAAACTGACACAGGATATTGTAGGGACATTTGCAAAAAGTGCTGCCCGCAGCCTGGGAGGCAGTACAGGTCAGAAAATCGTTCGGGGACTGTTGGGGTCGTTGTTTAAGAAGTAGTTTTTTGTTGCAGCCCTATTCAGTAATATATCAAGAATAGGACTGCAACAATTTAACGATTTTCTTTAGATAACAGCCAATCCAAAGCATTCATTTTCACAATACCATTATAATTTGTATCAGCACCGATCCAATCTAAAGTTAAAAGATACTTTGGATAGGAGTCGGATATTTTTTGCAGTGGGCGTAATTCTCGTGCCAAAGTATCTTCGTTGAGCGTGTCTAAAGCCACTTGATAATAAGCAAGATTTTGCATCGTATCGACTGCTACAAAATCAATTTCATATTCATCAATTCGCCCAACATAAACCGTATAGCCACGTCTTAGTAATTCCAGATAAATCACGTTTTCTAAAATATGTCCTTGGTCTGCACTGGCATCGGGCAGCATAATACGGCGTAAACCCACATCAACCAGATAGTATTTTTCTGATGATTGCAGCAACTCACGACCACGCACTTCAAATTGTGCAACACGATAAAATAGCAAACCATCCTGCAAGCCCTGAATATAGCGTTTGACGGTTTCAAAGGAAATTTTCACACCACTAGAAGCAAAGGTGTTTTTGATTTTTTTTATGGAAATGGCTGAGCCTGTGACGCTGGCTAAATATTTTGCCACTCGTTCCAGTGCATTCACATCACTCGTCTTTAAACGTGGAATCACATCTTTAAACATGATACCGGCGTACACAGTTTGCAAATAATCATAGCTTTCTTGCTGGTTCGATATTGCCAGCGTATAAGGAAAGCTGCTGCGGATATACATACCATACAGCACTTCATTGGATAATTGCTGAATAGCAGGATTATTCTCGCTATGCCATTGCTTAAACTCTTGAAATGACAAAGGTAAAATATCTGCTCAATGTAGCGTCCTGTGAGTAGAATTGCCAATTCACCACTTAAAAAGAACGCATTTGAACCTGTAATATATAAGTCGATATACTCTCGTACATAGAGGGAATCTACGACTTTTTCAAATTGTGCAACATGCTGAATTTCACCTAAAAACACATAGTTTTTTTGGCTTTTATCGACTTTTGATAAAATATAGTCAAGCAGTTTACGATAGTCGGTCAGCTCTTCAAATTCCATCATTTCAAAATTAATGGCAATGATATTTTGTGGCTGTACACCCTGTGCCTGTAAATCCTGCTGAAACAATGCCAATAAAGTCGATTTGCCTGAACTACGCACGCCCGACAGCACTTTAATCAGGTCACGGTCTTACCATGTATGCAAAAAGTCCAAATAGGTTTCCCTGCG encodes the following:
- a CDS encoding type 1 glutamine amidotransferase; this translates as MKSPLKVHYFQHIAGEGFGSCLSYLKAGHAEITATEFFALPVEQPLELEALPEINDVDLLIIMGGTMSVNDEANFPWLKVEKRWIRRYLAQGKPAIGLCLGGQLIASALGAAVSRNRHQELGWTSVTKVGNVPEGTFELPEVFSVMQWHSETFELPKGAVHLAENSVCRNQMYQLGSNVLGFQFHPEMTPEVLQMFLENDEELAVFNGIYVQNEKELKQSPEHCFEQGNQLLNRAIDYVLAKTAC
- a CDS encoding helicase HerA-like domain-containing protein, which encodes MATPIVIAKKTSDTLQDIVLHSQFANRHGLIAGATGTGKTVTLKVLAESFSRIGVPVFLADAKGDVSSIAKAGASNPKFDERIKSLGIDSVPFASSPTTFWDLFGEQGHPIRTTISEIGPLLLAQMLNLNDTQESVLSAVFRVADDQGLLLIDFKDLKSMLTYVSENAASLKAEYGNLSPASLGAIQRNLLALADQGGDKFFGEPSLDIMDFIQTDSNGQGYINLLAADKLMNTPKLYATFLLWMLSELFEKLPEVGDMDKPKLVFFFDEAHLLFDNASPALQEKIQQVVRLIRSKGVGIYFITQSPLDIPENVLGQLGNRVQHALRVFTPKDQKAVKTAADTFRANPEFKVDEAITQLAVGEALISCLDEQGTPQIVEKGMVMPPYSSFSPITPDERKTLMAQSIVAGVYEQEVDRDSAYEMLQRKVSESEQQKQADALSAQQAKEQDALAKQQAKEQERLAKLQAKEAEKEAAARAKLTQDIVGTFAKSAARSLGGSTGQKIVRGLLGSLFKK
- a CDS encoding PLP-dependent transferase: MDKKFQTALIHAPRKAGQYIETIQPPLFRASTIIFRNTDALFNRHWTDDYDYSYGTHGTPTTFTLGDNIAQIEGGKYHLLTPSGLSAINLVNSCFLYQGDEVWVPDNIYGPNMEHLNYLESHYGIQVRVYNPIDVATFQPTEKAKLLWLEAAGSITLEFPDLIGLVKKARAHNILTALDNTWGAGLAFNAFDFSNEHLSVDITVHALTKYPSGGGDILMGSVITQDKALHHKLFRTHAVQGIAISGDDAALVQRSLASMQIRYQHQSNSALQLLTWLKTQEAFAQVLHSADPENISHSYWKETCQTEQSAGLVSVIFKAEYDMNAIRKFCDALKLFKLGFSWGGPVSLVMLYNLADMRHLEHSHLQQGILVRFCIGLEDADDLVADIQQALKAL